From Nocardioides daedukensis, the proteins below share one genomic window:
- a CDS encoding helix-turn-helix domain-containing protein, producing the protein MAKGKVSKTVETLGDYLKEQRTTAQLSLRQLAEQAGVSNPYLSQIERGLRKPSADVLQQLAKALRISAEQLYIRAGILSLEDGAGGSVELAILADSKLTERQKQSLLDVYSSFLALNGQDSDVVRGDEATHPTTGTADKLPTGNE; encoded by the coding sequence ATGGCAAAGGGCAAGGTCTCCAAGACCGTCGAGACGTTGGGCGACTACCTCAAGGAGCAGCGGACCACCGCTCAGCTCTCGCTGAGGCAACTTGCCGAGCAGGCGGGTGTGTCCAACCCCTATCTCAGCCAGATCGAACGTGGTCTGCGCAAGCCCTCTGCCGACGTGCTTCAACAGCTCGCGAAGGCGCTCCGCATTTCCGCCGAGCAGCTCTACATCCGCGCCGGGATCCTCAGTCTCGAGGACGGTGCCGGCGGCTCGGTGGAGTTGGCGATCCTCGCCGACTCGAAGCTGACCGAGCGACAGAAGCAGTCCCTCCTCGACGTCTACTCGTCGTTCCTGGCGCTCAATGGCCAGGACAGCGATGTGGTGCGCGGGGATGAAGCAACCCACCCCACCACCGGGACGGCCGACAAACTGCCGACCGGCAACGAATAG
- the cysD gene encoding sulfate adenylyltransferase subunit CysD, producing MTAPHSDYRLSQLDQLEAESIHIFREVASEFEKPVLLFSGGKDSIVMLRLAEKAFYPAKIPFPLMQVDTGFDFPEVLATRDAWVDRLSIRMIVASVDDAIADGVVVDDGKTSRNRLQIGTLLNGIEEHGFTAAFGGGRRDEEKARAKERVYSHRDEFGQWDPKMQRPELWSLYNGKIREGEHMRIFPLSNWTELDIWHYIHQEQIEIPSIYFSHEREIIERDGMLLSASDAVQPKGNETIEKRTVRFRTVGDMTLTGCVESTAANTAQIIDEIAIARVTERGATRGDDRFSEAAMEDRKKEGYF from the coding sequence ATGACTGCACCACATTCGGACTATCGGCTGAGCCAGCTCGACCAGCTCGAGGCCGAGTCCATCCACATCTTCCGCGAGGTGGCCTCCGAGTTCGAGAAGCCGGTCCTGCTCTTCTCGGGCGGCAAGGACTCCATCGTCATGCTGCGGCTGGCGGAGAAGGCCTTCTATCCGGCCAAGATCCCGTTTCCCTTGATGCAGGTCGACACTGGCTTCGACTTCCCCGAGGTGCTCGCCACCCGGGACGCCTGGGTGGACCGCCTGAGCATCCGGATGATCGTGGCCAGCGTTGACGACGCGATCGCCGACGGCGTCGTGGTCGACGACGGCAAGACGAGTCGCAACCGACTCCAGATCGGCACCCTGCTCAACGGCATCGAGGAGCACGGCTTCACCGCCGCCTTCGGTGGTGGCCGCAGGGATGAGGAGAAGGCCCGCGCCAAGGAGCGCGTCTATTCCCATCGCGATGAGTTCGGCCAGTGGGACCCCAAGATGCAGCGTCCCGAGCTGTGGAGTCTCTACAACGGCAAGATCCGCGAGGGCGAGCACATGCGGATCTTCCCGCTCTCCAACTGGACCGAGCTCGACATCTGGCACTACATCCACCAGGAGCAGATCGAGATCCCCTCGATCTACTTCTCCCACGAGCGCGAGATCATCGAGCGCGACGGGATGCTGCTCTCCGCCAGTGATGCGGTGCAGCCCAAGGGCAACGAGACCATCGAGAAGCGCACGGTTCGCTTCCGCACTGTTGGCGACATGACGCTGACCGGCTGCGTCGAGAGCACCGCCGCCAACACCGCCCAGATCATCGACGAGATCGCCATCGCCCGGGTCACCGAGCGCGGCGCCACCCGTGGCGACGACCGGTTCTCCGAGGCCGCCATGGAAGACCGGAAGAAGGAGGGCTACTTCTGA
- a CDS encoding sulfate adenylyltransferase subunit 1, with amino-acid sequence MDLLRFATAGSVDDGKSTLIGRLLLDSKAIFEDQLEAVEATSQSKGYDYTDLALLTDGLRSEREQGITIDVAYRYFATPNRKFIIADTPGHAQYTRNMVTGASTADLGIVLVDARHGLTEQSRRHAVLLSLLRVPHLVLAVNKMDLVDFDQETYTKIHQEFTAFATKLNIPDLEIIPISALQGDNVVNRSENMPWYQGPSLMHHLEHVHVASDRDLVDVRFPVQFVVRPKSDEHHDYRGYGGMVAGGVLRPGDEVIVLPSGMTSKIAGIDLFDQEVSEAFPPMSVTVRLEDDLDVSRGDMIARVRNAPTPSQDIDAMVCWMTNEPLRPRQKLAIKHTTRTGRALVKDVQYRMDVNTLHRDQETKELGLNEIGRVQFRTTVPLLCDPYSKNRTTGSFILIDEATGVTVGAGMING; translated from the coding sequence ATGGACCTGCTCCGCTTCGCGACCGCCGGCTCGGTGGATGACGGCAAGTCGACCCTGATCGGCCGGCTCCTGCTCGACTCGAAGGCGATCTTCGAGGACCAGCTCGAGGCAGTTGAGGCGACCAGTCAGTCCAAGGGATATGACTACACCGACCTCGCTCTACTCACGGACGGTCTGCGCTCCGAGCGGGAGCAGGGCATCACCATCGATGTCGCCTACCGCTACTTCGCGACCCCGAACCGCAAGTTCATCATCGCCGACACCCCCGGGCACGCGCAGTACACCCGCAACATGGTCACCGGCGCCTCCACCGCTGACCTGGGCATCGTGCTGGTCGACGCTCGCCACGGTCTGACCGAGCAGTCCCGTCGGCACGCTGTCCTGCTCTCCCTGCTCCGAGTCCCGCACCTGGTGCTCGCCGTGAACAAGATGGACCTGGTCGACTTCGACCAGGAGACCTACACCAAGATCCACCAGGAGTTCACCGCCTTCGCAACGAAGCTGAACATCCCGGACCTGGAGATCATCCCAATCTCCGCGCTTCAGGGCGACAACGTGGTGAACCGCTCCGAGAACATGCCCTGGTATCAGGGCCCCTCACTCATGCACCACCTCGAGCACGTTCACGTCGCCTCCGACCGCGACCTGGTCGATGTCCGCTTCCCGGTGCAGTTCGTCGTGCGCCCCAAGTCGGACGAGCACCACGACTACCGCGGCTATGGCGGCATGGTCGCCGGTGGCGTCCTGCGCCCCGGCGACGAGGTCATCGTGCTCCCCTCGGGCATGACCAGCAAGATCGCCGGCATCGACCTCTTCGACCAGGAAGTGTCCGAGGCCTTCCCGCCGATGTCGGTCACCGTCCGCCTCGAGGACGACCTCGACGTCTCCCGCGGCGACATGATCGCCCGCGTGCGCAACGCCCCGACACCCAGCCAGGACATCGACGCGATGGTCTGCTGGATGACCAACGAGCCCCTGCGCCCGCGCCAGAAGCTCGCCATCAAGCACACCACCCGCACCGGACGCGCGCTGGTCAAGGACGTCCAATATCGGATGGACGTCAACACCCTGCACCGCGACCAGGAGACCAAGGAGCTCGGGCTCAACGAGATCGGACGGGTGCAGTTCCGCACTACCGTTCCTCTGCTCTGCGACCCCTACTCGAAGAACCGAACGACAGGTTCTTTCATCTTGATCGACGAAGCCACCGGGGTCACGGTGGGTGCGGGAATGATCAACGGCTGA
- a CDS encoding nucleotide sugar dehydrogenase, translating to MVLDITNARLGVIGLGYVGLPLAVSFSKKFDVVGFDINEERVAELNSGRDRTRELNADELAAAERLTCTTDPASLQDVNVYIVTTPTPIDEHNTPDLRPVLSATRSVAAALKVGDVVIYESTVYPGATEEQCVPLLGELTGLVFNQDFFVGYSPERINPGDKERRFETILKITSGSTPEAGAFVDALYRTVVTAGTHLAPSIRVAEAAKVIENTQRDVNIALVNELSHIFNRLGIDTQEVLEAAGTKWNFLKFQPGLVGGHCIGVDPYYLTHKAQSVGYQPDVILAGRRLNDAMGAHVAQELVRGMIQKGVDLRGARVLILGLTFKENTPDLRNTRVVDVMAELQSFGITVDIHDPWADPSEAKREYDVDVIEQPLPGAYDGIVLAVGHDSFRELGAEGIHSFGKATHVLFDLKSALAKNQSDLRL from the coding sequence ATGGTTCTGGACATCACCAACGCACGACTCGGCGTCATCGGCCTCGGGTACGTCGGGCTACCCCTGGCCGTCTCGTTCTCGAAGAAGTTCGATGTCGTCGGCTTCGACATCAACGAAGAACGGGTCGCCGAGCTCAACTCTGGGCGCGACCGCACGCGTGAACTCAACGCCGACGAGCTCGCGGCAGCGGAACGCCTCACCTGTACCACTGACCCGGCGTCGCTCCAGGACGTGAACGTGTACATCGTCACGACACCGACCCCTATCGATGAGCACAACACCCCGGACCTCCGCCCGGTGTTGTCGGCAACGCGCTCTGTTGCGGCCGCACTCAAGGTCGGCGACGTGGTGATCTATGAATCCACCGTCTATCCGGGCGCGACCGAGGAACAATGTGTCCCTCTCCTTGGGGAACTCACTGGCTTGGTCTTCAACCAAGACTTCTTCGTCGGATACAGCCCCGAGCGGATCAACCCCGGGGACAAGGAACGACGCTTCGAGACGATCCTCAAGATCACCTCGGGCTCCACTCCCGAGGCTGGCGCCTTCGTCGACGCGCTCTATCGCACCGTCGTGACTGCCGGCACCCACCTGGCCCCCTCCATCAGGGTCGCCGAAGCAGCCAAGGTCATCGAGAACACGCAACGCGACGTGAACATCGCCCTGGTCAACGAGTTGTCACACATCTTCAACCGCCTGGGCATCGACACGCAGGAGGTGCTTGAAGCGGCCGGCACCAAGTGGAACTTCCTCAAGTTCCAACCGGGCCTGGTCGGCGGTCACTGCATAGGTGTCGACCCCTACTACCTCACCCACAAGGCGCAGTCAGTCGGCTATCAGCCTGACGTGATCCTTGCCGGGCGACGCCTCAACGACGCCATGGGCGCCCACGTAGCGCAGGAGTTGGTGCGCGGGATGATCCAGAAGGGTGTGGACCTGCGCGGGGCTCGAGTGCTCATCCTTGGCCTGACCTTCAAGGAGAACACTCCCGATCTGCGCAACACCCGGGTCGTCGACGTCATGGCCGAGTTGCAGTCCTTTGGGATCACAGTGGACATCCATGATCCGTGGGCAGACCCCAGCGAAGCCAAGCGCGAGTACGACGTCGATGTCATCGAACAACCTCTGCCCGGTGCGTACGACGGGATCGTTCTGGCAGTCGGGCACGACTCGTTCCGCGAGCTGGGAGCTGAGGGCATCCACAGCTTCGGCAAGGCCACGCATGTGCTGTTCGACCTCAAGAGCGCTCTGGCGAAGAATCAGTCTGATCTACGGCTATGA
- a CDS encoding DUF2516 family protein encodes MFEVFVAQSYFMLAITLIALAVKAFAFVSALMFSGEAYSAAGKLTKPAWLAILGLGLAAQLLFLNASPLGILQLIGAIAAIVFLVDVRPALAELTRRR; translated from the coding sequence GTGTTTGAGGTCTTCGTAGCCCAGAGCTACTTCATGTTGGCGATCACGCTCATCGCGTTGGCTGTGAAGGCCTTCGCCTTCGTCAGCGCACTGATGTTCTCTGGCGAGGCCTATTCGGCCGCCGGCAAGTTGACCAAGCCGGCGTGGCTGGCAATCCTGGGGCTCGGCCTGGCGGCGCAGTTGCTCTTCCTCAACGCCTCACCGCTGGGCATCCTGCAGCTGATCGGCGCTATCGCCGCGATCGTTTTCCTCGTCGATGTCCGTCCGGCGCTGGCTGAGCTGACTCGGCGGCGCTGA